A genomic stretch from Lepisosteus oculatus isolate fLepOcu1 chromosome 7, fLepOcu1.hap2, whole genome shotgun sequence includes:
- the LOC138240718 gene encoding uncharacterized protein — translation MDAIPLLSQVKSVVQWASGDSEGARKTQENFLKLCPVVSQGTSVVQALSGDLEGARETQLQFAMGVSSMADSVPVVGHVKGAIHYACGDQEGGDSAMKAASHSSAVVAGGVGGFLVAGPAGAALAGAAAGTLMDDIITVVDSAVHDEFKPYGLVGNIGRIVDNPKDGGAYVDLVGGVALDAVGGYAAGEGLGRKIEYKIEKGRLGNKIGRQAAREVTDLSEKMNEIHRSRDLGRKPHVMTQVTDAQTGETYVGHNRQVRKVVAPDQARLTRPTQLQRRVPDAQQPLGRSPQACAEHHAYQQLYDENPGVPAGRTRAVSVRMDKVLNRPVAVARCDNCVRYCEAMGAVPTDLIDGAVIPERVRACKVAGCVLGGGAVLGMRQAHCD, via the coding sequence ATGGATGCGATCCCTCTCCTGTCGCAGGTTAAATCCGTTGTCCAGTGGGCTTCAGGAGACAGCGAAGGGGCTCGGAAGACGCAGGAGAATTTCCTGAAGCTGTGTCCGGTGGTCTCCCAGGGAACATCGGTCGTCCAGGCCCTCTCTGGGGATTTAGAAGGAGCCAGAGAAACTCAGCTCCAGTTTGCGATGGGGGTCAGCAGCATGGCCGACTCTGTGCCGGTCGTGGGTCACGTTAAGGGAGCGATTCACTACGCCTGTGGAGACCAGGAAGGGGGCGACAGcgccatgaaggcagcctcccACTCTTCTGCAGTGGTggcggggggggtggggggtttcCTGGTAGCGGGCCCCGCTGGGGCGGCACTAGCAGGGGCAGCAGCAGGAACGTTGATGGACGATATCATCACCGTCGTCGACAGCGCTGTACACGACGAGTTCAAGCCCTACGGTCTGGTGGGAAACATCGGTCGCATCGTGGACAATCCGAAAGATGGGGGGGCCTACGTGGACCTGGTGGGGGGGGTCGCCCTGGACGCCGTGGGGGGGTATGCGGCCGGCGAGGGGTTAGGGAGAAAGATCGAGTACAAGATCGAGAAAGGCAGGCTGGGAAACAAGATCGGGAGGCAGGCCGCGAGGGAAGTGACCGACCTCTCGGAAAAGATGAACGAGATCCATCGGAGCCGGGACCTGGGCAGGAAGCCGCACGTGATGACGCAGGTCACCGACGCCCAGACCGGGGAGACGTACGTTGGCCACAACAGACAGGTCCGCAAGGTGGTGGCGCCGGATCAGGCACGCCTGACCCGCCCGACGCAGCTCCAGAGGAGGGTGCCCGACGCCCAGCAGCCCCTGGGCAGGAGTCCCCAGGCGTGCGCGGAGCACCACGCCTACCAGCAGCTCTACGACGAAAACCCCGGCGTCCCGGCGGGCCGGACGCGGGCCGTGTCCGTGAGGATGGACAAGGTCCTGAACAGGCCCGTGGCGGTGGCCAGGTGCGACAACTGCGTCCGATACTGCGAAGCCATGGGCGCGGTCCCCACCGACTTGATCGATGGCGCCGTCATTCCCGAAAGGGTGCGCGCTTGCAAGGTCGCGGGGTGTGTGCTCGGCGGAGGGGCTGTCTTGGGCATGAGACAGGCGCACTGTGATTAA
- the LOC138240726 gene encoding transcription factor Spi-B-like, which yields MRMCTLARVPLETHLLPQSESNSGHRGETGDRQKERGVSENVSCPLFPPLLSETTDIGLWSDSLQLVPLSSVHLGFLDSSPPAQVAQMYPSAPALPSDPLISSLCEGEGLLALHSHAPDVSDSESEDRMHSGRVQPPVRDGPAAPALSSQRRCRLYQFLLQVLLSGAMPQSVWWLDRARGVFQFSSLHKEALAQRWGRHKGNRGLMSYQKMARALRGYRETGEVRKVRRKLAYQFGAAVLSAADQLTGAVELH from the exons ATGAGGATGTGCACACTGGCACGAGTACC GCTGGAGACACATCTTCTGCCTCAGAGTGAGAGTAACTCTGGCCATCGGGGAGAGACGGGAGACAGGCAGAAGGAGAGAGGG GTGTCAGAAAATGTCTCCTGTCCACTTTTCCCCCCACTGCTCAGTGAAACCACAGACATCG GTCTCTGGAGCGACTCTCTCCAGCTGGTCCCTCTCTCCAGCGTCCACCTGGGCTTCCTGGACTcctctcccccagcccag GTGGCCCAGATGTACCCCTCCGCCCCCGCCCTGCCCAGTGACCCTCTCATCTCCTCCCTCTGCGAGGGGGAGGGGCTGCTGGCCCTCCACAGCCACGCCCCGGACGTCTCCGACAGCGAATCGGAGGACAGGATGCACAGCGGACGCGTCCAGCCTCCCGTCCGCGACG gcccTGCGGCCCCCGCCCTCTCCAGCCAGAGGCGCTGCCGCCTGTACCAGTTCCTGCTGCAGGTGCTCCTGTCCGGCGCCATGCCGCAGAGCGTGTGGTGGCTGGACCGGGCCCGGGGCGTGTTCCAGTTCTCCTCCCTCCACAAGGAGGCGCTGGCCCAGCGCTGGGGGCGGCACAAGGGCAACCGCGGCCTCATGAGCTACCAGAAGATGGCGCGCGCCTTGCGCGGGTACCGCGAGACGGGCGAGGTCCGGAAGGTGCGCCGGAAGCTCGCCTACCAGTTCGGCGCCGCCGTCCTGAGCGCCGCGGACCAGCTGACGGGGGCCGTCGAGCTGCACTGA